From the Sulfurimonas sp. C5 genome, one window contains:
- the secD gene encoding protein translocase subunit SecD: protein MKLNYRIVIFALAIVFGIVFSIPSLLQTEGGKKITLGLDLQGGLHMLLGVKTEEATKSRIKSITASIKHFSERNDILIDGLTFDETGVKFEVLDSDEIAKIKEYLAQIDGAVVSVNNSIVSVSLSAQEIEKTKKLAIDQAIETIRNRLDQFGLSEPIVAKQGEEKILVELAGIKTQEEEQRARELISRAAKLELMAVDEDRAARVYNMSAGDAAAYGDVILEDAKSSEIKYLVREIPILDGGMLTNANVGFDQNNRPVINFKLNAEGAEIFGDFTGKNVGKRLAIVLDGKVYSAPNINERIGGGSGQISGNYTVVEAKDLAIALRSGALLAPIYLMEKRSVGPSLGADSIQASMVALIGGFVLVIVFMIAYYRMAGVIANIALIANLFLLLAVMSLFGATLTLPGMAGIVLTVGMAVDANVIISERIRELIREGKSMHKAIEDGYSNAMSAILDANITTLIASVVLYAYGTGAIKGFAITMSIGILASMLTAILGTHGIYQMLESKMQKSKNYKFWFGIKG from the coding sequence ATGAAGCTTAATTATCGTATCGTAATCTTCGCTTTAGCAATAGTTTTCGGGATAGTCTTTTCTATCCCTTCACTGCTTCAAACTGAAGGTGGGAAAAAAATCACTTTAGGACTTGATCTTCAAGGCGGTCTTCACATGCTTCTGGGCGTTAAAACAGAAGAAGCTACAAAATCTCGTATAAAATCTATCACAGCTAGTATTAAACATTTCAGCGAACGTAATGACATTTTGATCGATGGACTTACTTTTGATGAAACAGGTGTAAAGTTTGAAGTTTTAGATTCTGATGAAATTGCTAAGATTAAAGAATATCTTGCTCAAATTGACGGTGCTGTTGTTTCTGTAAACAATTCAATTGTATCGGTAAGTTTATCAGCTCAAGAGATCGAAAAAACTAAGAAACTGGCAATTGATCAAGCAATTGAGACTATTAGAAATAGACTTGACCAATTTGGTCTTTCTGAACCAATCGTTGCAAAACAGGGTGAAGAAAAAATCTTAGTAGAACTAGCAGGTATTAAAACTCAAGAAGAGGAGCAACGTGCACGTGAACTAATCAGCCGTGCTGCAAAACTTGAACTTATGGCAGTTGATGAAGACAGAGCTGCTCGTGTGTACAATATGAGTGCTGGTGATGCTGCTGCTTACGGAGATGTGATCTTAGAAGATGCAAAATCTTCAGAGATTAAATATTTGGTACGTGAAATTCCAATTCTTGATGGTGGGATGTTGACAAATGCCAATGTTGGATTTGATCAAAACAACCGTCCTGTAATTAACTTCAAACTTAATGCTGAAGGTGCAGAGATCTTTGGAGATTTTACAGGAAAGAATGTAGGGAAGCGTCTTGCTATCGTACTTGACGGTAAAGTGTATTCAGCTCCGAATATTAACGAGCGTATCGGTGGTGGTTCTGGACAAATTTCCGGAAACTATACTGTAGTAGAAGCAAAAGACCTGGCAATTGCTTTAAGAAGCGGTGCTTTACTTGCTCCGATTTACTTAATGGAGAAACGTTCAGTAGGACCAAGCCTAGGGGCTGATTCTATTCAAGCGTCTATGGTGGCTTTAATTGGTGGATTTGTTTTAGTAATTGTTTTTATGATCGCATATTACAGAATGGCGGGTGTTATTGCTAACATCGCTCTGATTGCAAACCTGTTTTTACTTTTAGCGGTAATGTCTCTTTTTGGTGCTACACTTACACTTCCTGGTATGGCGGGGATTGTTTTAACTGTCGGTATGGCAGTAGATGCCAATGTTATTATCTCTGAGCGTATTCGTGAGCTTATCCGTGAAGGCAAGTCAATGCATAAAGCGATCGAAGATGGTTATTCAAATGCTATGAGTGCTATTTTAGATGCAAACATTACGACGCTTATTGCTTCAGTTGTACTATATGCATACGGAACGGGTGCTATCAAAGGATTTGCAATTACTATGAGTATCGGTATTTTAGCTTCTATGCTTACTGCTATTTTAGGTACACACGGTATTTACCAGATGTTAGAGAGCAAAATGCAAAAAAGTAAAAACTATAAGTTCTGGTTCGGGATTAAGGGGTAA
- the yajC gene encoding preprotein translocase subunit YajC encodes MELISQLLPFVFLIAIMYFVIIRPQQKEAKAKKEMIESLKKGDKIITNGGFIVVVNKVEENFFSVEMNKETIVKIAKDSVAKKYEDEA; translated from the coding sequence ATGGAATTAATCTCTCAGTTATTACCTTTTGTATTTCTGATCGCAATTATGTATTTTGTGATTATTCGTCCACAACAAAAAGAAGCGAAAGCTAAAAAAGAAATGATCGAGTCACTTAAAAAAGGTGATAAGATTATCACTAACGGTGGTTTCATTGTTGTTGTTAATAAAGTTGAAGAGAACTTTTTTAGTGTTGAGATGAATAAAGAAACGATTGTAAAAATCGCAAAAGACTCTGTTGCAAAGAAGTATGAGGATGAAGCTTAA
- a CDS encoding apolipoprotein N-acyltransferase: MNEKRKDILFGLASAVFFSLFIYLSNFGLENKLLNTALGLIAVASILYIPKRSVLAAGFFIGVFWFYWIGFSFQYQGVGFMMPIVTLGFGLLYLLLFLPMYFTTNPFIRGAVLFALSFIEPFDWNWFKPELLFIDSFIGVYKYQFAIVIFALAAAIYAYRNYPKYKYYPLILLVFAINFGYPMQKELPLNMKLVQTDVKQEDKWKRDNLYPTVDMIFQEITKAKLEGYKVVVLPESVFPLFMNKSPKLIKQLQEISHSITIIAGALLVENGKHYNVTYLFDQGKYSVAKKVVLVPFGEYIPLPKFAKKFVNDTFFNGASDFVTADQPTDFEINKVKIRNAICYEATCDALYQGDVDFVVAISNNAWFTPSIEPTLQRLLMKYYARKYGVTIYHAANYRGSGVIK; encoded by the coding sequence ATGAACGAAAAAAGAAAAGATATTTTATTTGGTTTGGCAAGTGCAGTTTTTTTCAGTCTCTTTATTTATTTAAGTAATTTCGGACTCGAAAACAAATTATTAAACACGGCTCTGGGACTGATTGCCGTAGCTTCTATATTGTATATACCCAAGCGTTCCGTCTTGGCAGCAGGTTTTTTTATAGGAGTGTTTTGGTTTTACTGGATAGGCTTTAGTTTTCAGTATCAGGGTGTCGGTTTTATGATGCCAATAGTTACTTTGGGCTTTGGACTGCTTTATCTTCTTTTATTTTTACCTATGTATTTTACTACCAACCCTTTCATTCGTGGGGCTGTACTTTTTGCACTCAGTTTCATTGAACCGTTTGACTGGAACTGGTTTAAGCCTGAACTTCTTTTTATTGACAGTTTCATCGGTGTTTATAAATACCAGTTTGCGATCGTGATTTTTGCTTTGGCAGCTGCTATTTACGCATATAGAAATTATCCAAAATATAAATACTATCCACTCATTTTACTTGTGTTTGCAATTAATTTTGGCTATCCGATGCAAAAAGAGCTTCCATTAAACATGAAACTTGTTCAAACAGATGTCAAACAAGAAGATAAATGGAAAAGGGATAATCTTTATCCTACAGTAGATATGATTTTTCAAGAGATTACAAAAGCAAAACTTGAAGGATATAAAGTTGTTGTCCTACCTGAGTCGGTCTTTCCTCTTTTTATGAACAAAAGTCCGAAATTAATTAAACAACTCCAAGAGATTTCACATTCTATTACTATTATTGCCGGAGCACTTTTAGTAGAGAACGGGAAACATTATAACGTTACATACTTGTTTGACCAGGGAAAATATTCCGTAGCAAAAAAAGTTGTTCTTGTCCCTTTTGGAGAGTATATTCCACTTCCTAAATTTGCCAAAAAGTTTGTAAACGATACCTTCTTTAACGGTGCAAGCGACTTTGTTACGGCTGATCAGCCCACAGACTTTGAAATCAATAAAGTTAAAATAAGAAATGCTATCTGCTATGAGGCAACTTGTGATGCTCTTTATCAAGGTGATGTGGATTTTGTCGTAGCTATCAGTAACAATGCTTGGTTTACCCCTTCAATCGAGCCGACACTGCAACGTCTACTTATGAAATATTATGCACGCAAATACGGAGTTACTATTTATCATGCCGCAAACTACCGTGGCAGCGGTGTAATCAAGTAG
- a CDS encoding RNA degradosome polyphosphate kinase: MLNFKNPNFYINRELSWLQFNTRVLKQAQDTTLPLLERLKFLAIYGTNLDEFYMIRVAGLKKLFSAGIIVSGADRLTPLQQLREIRHYLHQEQQVVEHCRTEILKKLEHEGIYVKKYNDLSNQEKHKVNIYFKENIYPVIIPIAVDATHPFPHLNNLSFGLIVKLRDTDNEAIERFGIVRVPRVLDRFVQIGEGTYVPIETAVAQHIEDLFPGYTLIKYASFRVTRNADIEIEEEEADDFMEILEEGLKLRRKGEMVRLEMGSNADDEIINFFNRHANVYKDDIYKFHTSLNLSSLWQIVGNKDFAHLLSPSFKPKNLPPLDSNDNIFAILDKQDIMMYHPYESFEPIVKMIQQAAKDPDVVSIKMTLYRSGQNSPIVKALMDASESGKQVTVMVELKARFDEENNLIWAKALEKSGAHVIYGIKGLKVHAKATLITRRINGKLKQYAHLGTGNYNPSTSKIYTDMSYMTSKDEITNDLTRFFHFLTGFSKKGKLNELYMAPSQIKPKILSLIHNETRQGENGRIIAKMNSLVDDDVIRALYKASQAGVKVDLIIRGICCLKPGIEGVSENIRVISILGKYLEHARAYYFKNDASEVYISSADWMPRNLVRRIELLTAIKDEESKKKIIQLLNLQISDNVLAHELQSDGTYVKVKADDRLINNHKLLEEYVNKISKVTRKESSTNIHQLVERLFIES, from the coding sequence ATGTTGAATTTCAAAAACCCAAATTTTTATATTAATCGTGAACTTTCATGGTTACAATTCAATACAAGAGTTCTCAAACAGGCACAAGATACAACTTTACCATTACTTGAGCGTTTAAAGTTTCTTGCGATCTACGGAACTAATCTTGATGAATTTTATATGATCCGTGTAGCAGGACTTAAAAAACTTTTCTCGGCAGGGATTATTGTTTCAGGTGCAGATAGACTTACACCGCTGCAACAACTTCGTGAAATCAGACACTATCTGCATCAAGAGCAACAAGTTGTAGAACATTGTAGAACAGAGATACTAAAGAAGCTTGAACATGAAGGTATTTACGTTAAAAAATACAACGATTTAAGCAACCAGGAAAAACACAAAGTAAACATATACTTTAAAGAAAACATCTACCCTGTAATTATTCCTATTGCTGTAGATGCGACACATCCGTTTCCACACTTAAACAACTTGAGCTTCGGTCTTATCGTTAAACTTAGAGATACAGACAATGAAGCAATTGAACGTTTTGGAATTGTACGTGTCCCTCGTGTTTTAGACAGATTTGTCCAAATCGGTGAAGGTACTTATGTGCCTATAGAAACTGCTGTTGCACAACATATAGAAGATCTTTTTCCGGGTTATACACTCATTAAGTACGCATCATTCAGAGTAACGAGAAATGCCGACATCGAGATCGAAGAGGAAGAAGCGGATGACTTTATGGAGATCCTTGAAGAGGGATTAAAACTTCGTAGAAAAGGGGAAATGGTTCGTCTTGAAATGGGAAGTAATGCAGATGATGAAATCATTAACTTTTTCAATCGCCATGCTAATGTCTACAAAGATGATATCTATAAATTCCATACTTCTTTAAATCTTTCGAGTTTATGGCAAATAGTTGGCAATAAAGATTTTGCACATCTATTATCTCCATCATTTAAACCAAAGAATCTGCCGCCTTTAGATAGTAATGACAATATCTTTGCTATCTTGGACAAACAAGATATCATGATGTACCATCCGTATGAAAGTTTCGAACCTATCGTAAAAATGATACAACAGGCTGCAAAAGATCCTGATGTTGTTTCGATCAAAATGACACTATACAGATCAGGACAAAATTCTCCAATCGTAAAAGCATTGATGGATGCGAGTGAAAGCGGAAAACAGGTAACTGTTATGGTTGAACTGAAGGCTCGTTTTGACGAAGAGAACAACCTTATCTGGGCAAAAGCACTAGAAAAATCAGGAGCACACGTTATTTACGGAATTAAAGGCTTAAAAGTACACGCAAAAGCTACACTTATCACTCGTAGAATTAACGGTAAACTCAAACAGTATGCACATTTAGGTACTGGAAACTATAACCCGTCAACTTCAAAGATCTATACAGATATGAGTTACATGACAAGTAAAGACGAGATCACAAATGACCTTACTCGTTTTTTCCACTTTTTAACAGGATTTAGTAAAAAAGGGAAACTAAATGAGCTCTATATGGCACCGTCTCAAATCAAGCCGAAGATCTTATCACTCATTCACAATGAGACAAGACAAGGAGAAAATGGACGTATCATTGCGAAAATGAACTCTTTGGTTGATGACGACGTGATCCGTGCGCTTTACAAAGCAAGTCAAGCGGGTGTAAAAGTTGATCTTATCATCCGCGGTATCTGTTGTTTAAAACCTGGAATAGAAGGTGTAAGTGAGAATATCCGTGTTATCTCTATTTTAGGAAAATACTTAGAACATGCTCGTGCATATTACTTTAAAAACGATGCTTCTGAAGTATATATCTCTAGTGCAGACTGGATGCCGAGAAACTTAGTCAGACGTATTGAGCTTTTAACGGCTATTAAAGATGAAGAGTCTAAGAAAAAAATTATTCAACTGTTAAACCTTCAAATTTCAGACAATGTACTTGCACACGAACTCCAAAGTGACGGTACTTATGTAAAGGTAAAAGCTGATGATCGTTTAATAAACAATCATAAACTTTTAGAAGAGTATGTGAATAAAATTTCAAAAGTGACAAGAAAAGAATCATCTACAAATATTCATCAGTTAGTAGAGAGACTGTTTATAGAGAGTTAA
- a CDS encoding gamma carbonic anhydrase family protein, which translates to MIHKFKNYEPKIGKDTWVAPSADVIGDVEIGEDCSIWFGTVIRGDVHYIKIGDRTSVQDCSMLHVTHHKGEDRQKQGDGNPTIIGNDVTIGHRVMLHGCTIEDACLIGMSATILDNAVIGKESIVGAGSLVTKGKKFPPRSLIMGSPAKVVRELTDEEVAELYASAKRYVSFKNEYN; encoded by the coding sequence ATGATACACAAATTTAAAAATTATGAACCAAAAATAGGTAAAGATACATGGGTAGCTCCTTCAGCTGACGTGATTGGAGATGTAGAGATTGGTGAAGATTGCTCTATATGGTTTGGGACGGTAATTAGAGGTGACGTTCATTATATTAAAATCGGGGACAGAACAAGTGTTCAGGACTGTTCAATGCTGCATGTTACACACCATAAAGGTGAAGACAGACAAAAGCAAGGTGACGGAAACCCTACAATTATTGGTAATGATGTAACTATCGGTCACCGTGTAATGCTACACGGCTGTACGATCGAAGATGCATGCTTAATCGGTATGAGTGCAACTATTCTTGATAATGCTGTCATTGGAAAAGAGAGTATAGTTGGAGCGGGAAGTTTAGTTACTAAGGGTAAAAAATTTCCACCGAGAAGCCTCATTATGGGAAGTCCGGCAAAAGTAGTAAGGGAACTTACTGACGAAGAAGTCGCCGAACTCTACGCTTCTGCAAAAAGATACGTCTCTTTTAAAAACGAATATAATTAA
- the argJ gene encoding bifunctional glutamate N-acetyltransferase/amino-acid acetyltransferase ArgJ, whose protein sequence is MYKLEKIEGGVCAANGFYADGISAGLKKNDAKDMAFIYADTLCEIASAFTTNKMAAAPIKHFKAKGDFKTNFVLINSKNANAMTGEAGIDDIDEVLGHLPDEAMNPVMSSTGVIGVRLPKEKLINGIKLFDLTQKNPTSAAQAIMTTDSFKKEIAFQVTLSDGSSFHIGAMAKGAGMINPAMATMLCFITTDADVSSTKMQKVLDRVVVTTFNAASVDGDTSTNDTVMLLSNSKSGAYDEEAFEDTLHQIMEFLAKQMVKDGEGATKLVTYKVTGAKNDHEAEVVAKALSNSLLVKTALYGEDPNWGRIASTVGASGAEAKEETLTISFDDICVYEKGNLYFDAEMEIQAAKIMRKPEFTISCDLGIGSGEFTAFGCDLGYEYVKINADYRT, encoded by the coding sequence TTGTATAAATTAGAAAAAATTGAGGGCGGAGTTTGTGCCGCTAATGGTTTTTATGCAGACGGAATTAGTGCTGGATTAAAGAAAAACGATGCTAAAGATATGGCGTTTATTTATGCAGACACATTATGTGAAATTGCTTCGGCATTTACAACAAATAAAATGGCTGCTGCCCCAATTAAACATTTTAAAGCAAAGGGTGATTTTAAAACAAACTTTGTACTTATAAATTCAAAAAATGCTAATGCAATGACGGGTGAAGCTGGAATTGACGATATTGATGAAGTACTTGGACATCTTCCTGATGAGGCTATGAATCCTGTTATGAGTTCAACTGGTGTAATCGGAGTAAGACTTCCAAAAGAGAAGCTCATCAACGGAATTAAACTTTTTGACCTTACTCAAAAAAATCCAACAAGTGCTGCTCAGGCTATTATGACTACAGATAGTTTCAAAAAAGAGATTGCATTTCAAGTGACATTGAGTGATGGAAGTAGTTTTCATATAGGTGCTATGGCAAAAGGTGCAGGGATGATTAACCCAGCTATGGCTACTATGCTTTGTTTCATTACAACGGATGCAGATGTGTCATCTACTAAAATGCAAAAAGTATTAGATCGTGTAGTAGTGACAACATTTAATGCCGCTTCGGTTGACGGTGATACTTCTACGAACGATACTGTAATGCTGCTTTCTAACTCAAAAAGCGGTGCGTATGATGAGGAAGCATTTGAAGATACACTGCATCAGATTATGGAATTTTTGGCAAAACAGATGGTAAAAGACGGAGAGGGTGCTACAAAACTTGTAACTTATAAAGTTACAGGTGCAAAAAACGATCACGAAGCAGAAGTGGTTGCCAAAGCTCTTTCTAATTCACTTCTTGTAAAAACGGCACTCTACGGTGAAGATCCAAACTGGGGACGTATTGCTTCAACTGTAGGAGCTAGTGGAGCTGAAGCAAAAGAGGAAACTTTAACGATCTCATTTGATGATATTTGCGTTTATGAAAAAGGAAATCTTTACTTTGATGCAGAGATGGAGATCCAAGCTGCCAAAATTATGAGAAAACCAGAGTTTACAATTTCATGTGATTTAGGTATCGGTTCAGGAGAATTCACGGCATTTGGATGTGATCTTGGTTACGAATACGTAAAAATTAACGCGGACTATAGAACATAA
- a CDS encoding NAD-binding protein, which produces MNLLERIRTFLNWEITPKPDPKLLPEVYPHLKAFRLPLILTVIVMLIGTTGYVLIDNFPIIDAIYQTAITFTTVGFGEIRPISDAGRIFTINLIIAGFAVFSSAIGILVSELNKGHIVAIIKERRMLYKIARLKKHFVVCYHNDYTIEVTKQLRKNHIPFVVIDPRPQIHEWAVEHKYPHFLQAEPHAELSMLKAHLASAKGLITLSDSIADNIALIASVRLFEKEHFLPRPYYVISAAESMSDVEKLKKLGSDTVVSPTKLTAQRVSAMAARPDMENLLEEFLYKTDNPIDMQEILVPKYSWAVLKKLKETHIREIANTSVVGITKKDGKFVAMPKGDVLVTSECKLLVIGTQAGIKITRDLLRKRLKPKELKFV; this is translated from the coding sequence TTGAATCTTTTAGAAAGGATTCGCACATTTCTAAATTGGGAGATTACTCCCAAACCCGATCCAAAGCTTCTTCCTGAAGTTTACCCCCACCTTAAAGCATTTCGTCTACCCCTTATTTTAACAGTTATAGTGATGTTGATTGGAACAACAGGTTATGTTCTAATTGATAATTTTCCGATTATTGATGCCATCTATCAAACTGCTATTACGTTTACTACTGTAGGTTTTGGAGAGATACGTCCAATATCTGATGCTGGTAGAATATTTACGATTAATCTAATCATTGCCGGTTTCGCAGTTTTCTCTAGTGCGATCGGTATTTTAGTTTCAGAATTAAACAAGGGGCACATTGTTGCTATTATCAAGGAGCGAAGAATGTTGTATAAAATCGCAAGATTAAAAAAACATTTTGTTGTGTGTTATCATAATGATTATACGATTGAAGTAACGAAACAATTACGTAAAAACCACATACCTTTTGTTGTAATTGATCCAAGACCGCAGATCCATGAATGGGCAGTAGAACACAAATATCCCCATTTCTTACAGGCCGAGCCTCATGCGGAATTATCAATGTTAAAGGCGCATTTGGCATCTGCAAAAGGGCTGATTACTCTTTCTGATTCAATTGCGGATAATATTGCACTTATCGCTTCGGTAAGACTTTTTGAAAAAGAGCACTTTCTACCAAGACCTTATTATGTGATCTCTGCTGCTGAATCTATGAGTGATGTAGAAAAATTGAAAAAACTGGGATCAGATACGGTTGTAAGTCCTACGAAACTTACAGCTCAAAGGGTTTCTGCAATGGCAGCACGTCCGGATATGGAAAACCTTTTAGAAGAGTTCTTATACAAAACGGACAATCCGATCGATATGCAGGAGATTTTGGTACCTAAATATTCATGGGCGGTGTTAAAAAAATTAAAAGAGACACATATTAGAGAGATCGCAAATACTTCTGTAGTTGGGATTACAAAAAAAGACGGAAAATTTGTTGCAATGCCTAAAGGAGATGTTTTAGTTACAAGCGAATGTAAGCTTTTAGTAATTGGAACACAGGCTGGTATAAAAATTACCAGAGATTTATTAAGAAAAAGATTGAAGCCGAAGGAGCTCAAATTTGTATAA
- the rpmB gene encoding 50S ribosomal protein L28 codes for MARRCAISGKGPMSGNNVSHAKNRTKRRFLLNLRTVRITLEDGTTKKIKISAKELRTLKKNS; via the coding sequence ATGGCAAGAAGATGTGCTATTAGCGGCAAAGGGCCGATGAGTGGGAACAATGTTTCTCATGCTAAAAACAGAACTAAGCGTCGTTTTTTACTAAACCTCAGAACAGTGCGTATCACATTAGAGGATGGTACAACGAAAAAAATTAAGATTTCTGCAAAAGAATTACGCACACTTAAGAAAAATTCGTAG
- a CDS encoding HDOD domain-containing protein, which translates to MITQAQIDNFIEKIPPSPDVLKQTMLLLNAGELTRAAKVAVEDKALNAYLKDLVNKPIFGFRQEVSDTSQIFGILGLSGSQQAVYNYMISLLSPAKWSLFKLNKKLFYNLQAQLSGEWKIILKKLQIDDKEIESAISLLPASIIVADALFGEKIDDVNLLRSASNIDYNTILERLCGKDLFDICEQIAKKWDMNPKVYQIVQAASGTKSYNDKELMKLGKWMHLLLFYTLSKPEFIDAELNDFIEFQVDFVNDIYNNFLKVVEVEQ; encoded by the coding sequence TTGATCACACAAGCTCAAATCGATAATTTTATAGAAAAAATCCCCCCTTCTCCGGATGTCTTAAAACAGACAATGTTACTTCTTAATGCAGGTGAACTTACACGTGCCGCTAAAGTTGCAGTTGAAGACAAAGCACTTAATGCTTATCTTAAAGATTTAGTCAACAAGCCTATCTTCGGTTTTAGACAAGAAGTAAGTGATACTTCACAGATTTTCGGTATCTTAGGACTTTCAGGTTCTCAACAAGCCGTATACAATTATATGATTAGTCTACTTAGCCCTGCTAAATGGTCACTATTTAAACTGAATAAAAAACTCTTTTACAATTTACAAGCACAACTCAGCGGTGAATGGAAGATAATCCTTAAAAAACTTCAAATTGACGATAAAGAGATTGAAAGTGCTATCTCTTTACTTCCTGCCAGTATCATTGTTGCAGATGCCTTATTCGGCGAAAAGATAGATGATGTTAATCTTTTAAGAAGTGCCAGTAATATAGACTATAACACCATACTTGAAAGATTATGCGGCAAGGATCTTTTTGATATTTGTGAGCAAATCGCTAAAAAATGGGACATGAATCCAAAAGTCTACCAAATTGTTCAAGCAGCATCAGGAACAAAAAGTTATAACGATAAAGAACTCATGAAACTTGGAAAATGGATGCACTTGCTTCTATTTTACACATTATCAAAACCTGAATTTATAGATGCAGAACTTAATGACTTTATCGAATTTCAAGTAGATTTTGTAAACGACATATATAACAATTTTCTTAAAGTAGTGGAAGTAGAACAATGA
- a CDS encoding chemotaxis protein CheX, with protein sequence MRAVVKNSIAVFHPQGFLDGNSATSLLSVEDIDATLKLNVEMVLVSLKKVIFFNRNGLDVFAKLFKKVRTENHVTVGFCDYDSKKYKAIMNFYTEAMNFSLFQTLEAAELFTSSFQNQQKNILLYSEDKSQRAAIAIELHDNGHNPIIAQTKEEFEEKAHVPDSYDLIVEDTYLGQMGQKVATRVTGNAIIYTVSSFLDAEISQTFNIAYHNNSLHVGFRLFIFDAYKVVSMNIHALNFFSKLASSAAEFNATICFVGMSFEKTPLSFKDTLEDAGIMFFDQMDDILQNKELLEELGASSAASSKNKRALTKQVVTELPNFIEASVATIEMMTNAKAVKENAKVDKIVIDDKRGKIASSIGFYGDIDGMVILVFPITIAKKACELLIGESTDDPDLILDTLAELVNIVGGKIKTLLADANISVDITLPRTYPNVDSLLEITQGRSAVEVSLKFSNEHFLFFLTR encoded by the coding sequence ATGAGAGCAGTAGTAAAAAATTCAATAGCGGTCTTTCATCCGCAGGGTTTCTTAGACGGTAACTCGGCTACATCATTACTAAGTGTTGAAGACATTGATGCCACGTTAAAACTGAATGTGGAAATGGTGCTTGTTTCATTAAAAAAAGTGATCTTCTTTAATAGAAACGGTCTTGATGTTTTTGCCAAACTCTTTAAAAAAGTAAGAACAGAAAACCATGTTACAGTTGGTTTTTGTGATTATGACAGTAAAAAGTATAAAGCAATCATGAATTTTTATACCGAAGCAATGAACTTTTCACTCTTTCAAACACTAGAAGCGGCAGAACTGTTTACTTCAAGCTTTCAAAATCAACAAAAAAACATTCTTCTTTATAGTGAGGACAAGTCTCAACGTGCTGCAATTGCAATTGAACTTCATGATAACGGGCATAACCCTATTATTGCACAAACAAAAGAAGAATTTGAAGAAAAGGCTCATGTTCCAGATTCATATGATCTAATAGTGGAAGACACTTATCTTGGACAAATGGGACAAAAAGTTGCAACTCGTGTAACAGGAAATGCTATTATCTATACAGTAAGTTCATTTTTAGATGCAGAGATCTCTCAGACATTTAACATTGCATACCATAACAATTCTTTACACGTAGGTTTCAGGCTCTTTATTTTTGATGCTTATAAAGTTGTAAGTATGAATATCCATGCTCTTAACTTCTTCTCAAAACTTGCTTCATCTGCAGCAGAATTTAATGCTACTATCTGTTTTGTAGGTATGAGCTTTGAAAAAACACCTCTTTCTTTTAAAGATACATTGGAAGATGCGGGAATTATGTTCTTTGATCAAATGGATGATATCTTACAAAATAAAGAGTTATTAGAGGAACTCGGAGCTAGCAGTGCGGCATCTTCAAAAAACAAACGTGCCCTTACAAAACAGGTAGTTACTGAGCTTCCTAACTTTATTGAAGCTTCTGTTGCAACAATTGAAATGATGACAAATGCAAAAGCGGTCAAAGAAAATGCAAAAGTTGATAAAATCGTCATAGATGACAAACGTGGAAAAATAGCGAGTTCAATAGGATTTTACGGAGATATTGACGGAATGGTTATTCTTGTCTTCCCAATCACTATTGCAAAAAAAGCTTGTGAATTGCTCATTGGTGAGTCAACAGACGATCCAGATCTAATCCTTGACACCCTTGCAGAACTTGTTAATATTGTAGGGGGTAAGATCAAAACACTTCTTGCAGATGCAAATATTAGTGTAGATATAACACTTCCAAGAACATATCCGAATGTTGATTCACTCCTTGAAATTACACAGGGAAGAAGTGCAGTAGAAGTTAGTTTAAAATTTAGTAATGAACACTTCTTGTTTTTCTTAACAAGATAA